From the genome of Papaver somniferum cultivar HN1 chromosome 2, ASM357369v1, whole genome shotgun sequence, one region includes:
- the LOC113353113 gene encoding uncharacterized protein LOC113353113 isoform X2 has protein sequence MVSDKVEKVSDFEELRLDDMESSRFSSFMGQGLTDIENSISFDWASMLPNMENRPQLTPTVCVWCALVFNIDVTDSATEYNSVGYMCPSCKAKISGHL, from the exons ATGGTTTCGGATAAG GTTGAGAAGGTATCAGATTTTGAAGAACTGAGGTTGGATGACATGGAATCTTCAAGGTTTAGCAGCTTTATGGGTCAAGGTTTAACAGATATTGAAAATTCTATTAGCTTTGATTGGGCTTCAATGTTACCAAATATGGAAAATAGGCCACAGCTCACCCCCACTGTTTGCGTTTGGTGTGCGCTGGTATTCAACATCGATGTTACGGACTCAGCAACTGAGTATAATTCTGTTGGTTATATGTGTCCTTCCTGCAAGGCAAAGATTTCTGGGCATCTATAA
- the LOC113350838 gene encoding uncharacterized protein LOC113350838 gives MLLILGTICLKDGNFSAELEEERRTSVGVLPPIYQPKWTSFLSTKEVSSYLHSVFGTQDTQPNPYSSVETGVGKNLATGRIANLLHKDVETKEDFTRHQASIQAPIFTEQENTATPFRDESLPLVEANDYLVCHKCNTSYADKDAYLQHLLTSHQSKNKSRLCTSISDGVIIKDGKYECQFCHKIFLEKHRYNGHVGNMDSIPQAFGDPKEEMNGEAPRSILVVESVTEALNAKNSL, from the exons ATGCTTCTGATTTTGGGGACCATTTGCCTAAAGGATGGAAACTTCTCTGCTGAGCTTGAAGAGGAAAGAAGGACGAGTGTGGGTGTATTGCCGCCGATAT ATCAGCCCAAGTGGACATCATTCTTGTCTACGAAAGAAGTTTCTTCGTATTTGCATTCAGTTTTTGGAACTCAAGATACTCAGCCAAATCCTTATTCTAGTGTTGAGACCGGTGTGGGAAAAAACTTGGCAACTGGAAGG ATTGCAAATCTTCTACACAAGGATGTAGAGACTAAGGAAGATTTCACTCGCCATCAAGCATCAATTCAGGCACCTATATTTACTGAACAAGAGAACACAGCAACCCCATTTCGGGATGAAAGCTTACCATTGGTTGAAGCGAATGATTATTTAGTTTGTCACAAATGCAACACAAGTTATGCTGATAAGGATGCATATCTGCAGCACCTGTTGACTTCACATCAGAGTAAAAACAAGTCCAGACTCTGCACATCTATTTCTGATGGAGTGATAAttaaggatggaaaatatgaatgTCAATTCTGCCACAAAATTTTCCTGGAGAAACATCGTTACAATGGGCATGTCGGTAACAT GGATTCTATACCTCAGGCTTTTGGGGATCCTAAAGAAGAGATGAATGGCGAAGCTCCTCGTAGCATTCTTGTTGTGGAATCTGTTACAGAAGCTCTGAATGCCAAAAACTCACTGTGA
- the LOC113353113 gene encoding uncharacterized protein LOC113353113 isoform X1: MVSDKEQGENNMHSVNSRQVEKVSDFEELRLDDMESSRFSSFMGQGLTDIENSISFDWASMLPNMENRPQLTPTVCVWCALVFNIDVTDSATEYNSVGYMCPSCKAKISGHL, translated from the exons ATGGTTTCGGATAAG GAACAAGGAGAAAATAATATGCATTCTGTTAACTCGAGGCAGGTTGAGAAGGTATCAGATTTTGAAGAACTGAGGTTGGATGACATGGAATCTTCAAGGTTTAGCAGCTTTATGGGTCAAGGTTTAACAGATATTGAAAATTCTATTAGCTTTGATTGGGCTTCAATGTTACCAAATATGGAAAATAGGCCACAGCTCACCCCCACTGTTTGCGTTTGGTGTGCGCTGGTATTCAACATCGATGTTACGGACTCAGCAACTGAGTATAATTCTGTTGGTTATATGTGTCCTTCCTGCAAGGCAAAGATTTCTGGGCATCTATAA